Proteins encoded by one window of Chaetodon trifascialis isolate fChaTrf1 chromosome 15, fChaTrf1.hap1, whole genome shotgun sequence:
- the sgsm3 gene encoding small G protein signaling modulator 3 has translation MSGTYTPAPGGPFSALTPSMWPQDILAKYHQKDPSEQPELQYDEFGFRVDTEDGGKSRSWLGTDGSPQREDPQQRLRWQAHLEFTHNHTVGDLTWDLIDPVLPRSERLRSLVLGGIPHSMRPQLWMRLSGALQKKRTSEIPYREIIKNSSNDDTTTAKQIEKDLLRTMPTNACFSSLTSVGVPRLRRVLRGLAWLYPDIGYCQGTGMVVSCLLLFLEEEDVLWMMCALIEDLLPPSYFSSTLLGVQTDQRVLRQLIVQYLPALDRLLQEHDIELSLITLHWFLTSFASVVDIRLLLRIWDLLFYQGSLVLFQVTLGMLKIKEEELVSSENSASIFNTLSDLPSQLRDGPAVLGEAMRLAGTLSQETLEAHRHKHLAYILNEQTQLNNGNSTTLNTNLNKVVRRQSLRRKSTLSSLLFGEDEAEALKSKNIKQTELVAALREAITRTAEHFHCLDPHHSSTDLTPDYSMESHQRDHENFLVVSRNRRRRAKALLDFERHDDDELGFRKNDIITIISQKDEHCWVGELNGLRGWFPAKFVEILDERSKEYSLAGDDSVTEAVTDLARGTLCPALKAIFQHGLKKPSILGGPCHPWLFIEEAASREVERDFNSVYSRLVLCKTYRLDEDGKVLTPEELLYRAVQSVNMSHDSAHAQMDIKFRSLVCVGLNEQVLHLWLEVLCSSMAAVEKWYHPWSFLRSPGWVQIKCELRVLSKFAFSLSQDCELPDKKEEKEQRPLKEGVQDMLVKHHLFSWDIDG, from the exons ATGTCAG GTACCTACACACCAGCCCCTGGTGGGCCGTTCTCTGCTCTCACCCCCAGCATGTGGCCCCAGGACATTTTGGCCAAGTACCATCAA AAAGACCCTTCAGAACAGCCCGAACTCCAGTATGATGAGTTTGGCTTCAGAGTGGACACTGAAG ATGGAGGGAAGTCCAGGTCCTGGCTGGGCACTGATGGCTCACCCCAGCGTGAAGACCCCCAGCAGCGATTACGCTGGCAAGCCCACCTGGAGTTCACTCACAACCACACAGTGGGTGACCTGACCTGGGATCTGATTGATCCCGTCCTTCCACGCTCTGAGCGTTTACGTTCCTTGGTGCTAGGTGGCATACCTCACAGCATGAGGCCTCAG CTTTGGATGCGTCTGTCTGGagcactgcagaagaagaggaccTCTGAGATCCCTTACCGGGAAATTATTAAGAACAGTTCCAACGATGACACGACCACCGCCAAACAG atAGAGAAGGACCTGTTACGGACTATGCCAACCAATGCGTGTTTCAGTAGTCTGACCAGTGTTGGAGTGCCAAGGCTGCGGCGGGTACTGAGGGGCCTGGCCTGGCTCTACCCAGACATTGGCTACTGTCAGGGCACTGGCATG GTGGTCTCctgtctcctgctctttcttgaggaggaggatgtgctATGGATGATGTGTGCCCTGATTGAAGACCTCCTTCCTCCGTCCTACTTCTCTTCTACTCTGCTGGGCGTCCAAACGGACCAGAGGGTTCTCCGCCAACTCATTGTTCAGTACCTGCCAGCCCTTGACCGCCTTCTGCAGGAGCATGACATAG AGTTGTCGCTGATCACGCTGCATTGGTTCCTGACATCATTTGCCAGTGTGGTGGACATACGGCTGCTCCTGAGGATCTGGGACCTGCTCTTCTACCAGGGCTCATTGGTGCTCTTCCAGGTCACACTGGGCATGCTCAAGATCAAG GAGGAGGAACTCGTCTCATCAGAGAACTCTGCATCCATTTTTAATACTCTGTCGGACTTGCCAAGCCAGTTGAGAGATGGGCCTGCAGTTCTTGGGGAGGCTATGAGGCTAGCAGGGACACTATCCCAGGAAACACTGGAAGCCCACCGACATAAGCATCTAGCCTATATCCTAAATGAACAGACGCAGCTCAACAATGGGAACAGCACAACCCTTAACACAAATCTCAACAAG GTGGTGAGGAGACAATCTCTGCGCAGGAAGTCCACCCTGAGCTCCCTGCTGTTCGGGGAAGATGAGGCAGAGGCTTTGAAATCCAAGAACATTAAGCAGACCGAGCTGGTGGCCGCCCTGCGTGAGGCCATCACCCGCACGGCAGAGCACTTCCACTGTCTGGACCCACATCACTCCAGCACT GACCTAACACCCGACTACTCCATGGAGAGCCACCAGCGAGATCATGAAAACTTTCTTGTGGTTTCTCGCAACCGGCGGAGACGGGCAAAGGCTTTGCTGGACTTTGAGCGACACGATGACGACGAGCTGGGCTTCAGGAagaatgacatcatcact atcATTTCACAGAAGGATGAGCACTGCTGGGTTGGAGAGCTCAACGGCCTTAGAG GTTGGTTTCCTGCCAAGTTTGTGGAGATCCTAGACGAAAGAAGCAAGGAG TACTCATTAGCAGGTGATGACTCTGTGACAGAGGCAGTGACAGACCTGGCCAGGGGCACATTGTGTCCTGCCCTGAAGGCCATATTTCAGCACGGTCTCAAGAAACCATCTATACTAGGAGGGCCTTGTCACCCGTGGTTATTCATAGAAGAG GCGGCCAgcagagaggtagagagagactTCAACTCTGTCTACTCCAGACTGGTGCTGTGTAAAACCTACAG GTTAGATGAAGATGGGAAAGTACTAACTCCAGAGGAGCTGTTATACAGA GCAGTGCAGTCGGTCAACATGAGCCACGACTCTGCACACGCTCAGATGGACATCAAGTTCAGGTCTCTTGTCTGTGTTGGTCTCAA TGAGCAGGTGCTGCATCTATGGTTGGAGGTGTTGTGCTCCAGCATGGCTGCTGTAGAAAAATGGTATCACCCATGGTCATTCCTTCGCAGTCCTGGATGGGTACAGATCAAGTGTGAGCTCAG GGTCCTGTCAAAATTTGCCTTCAGCCTCTCCCAAGACTGTGAGCTACCTGACAAGAAAGAG gagaaggagcagagacCACTGAAGGAAGGGGTGCAGGATATGCTGGTGAAACATCACCTCTTCAGCTGGGACATTGATGGCTAA
- the gtpbp1 gene encoding GTP-binding protein 1 isoform X2, with the protein MASIAAAHEPGSIPLADALVPASIFAPDRGGCGDDAGDECFEDADMMNGEPEDRGVDFTNKLALVSPNGEQYDSLLRQLRDRMEEGCGETIYVVGMGSDGGDWGLDEKDMEASVATVCSMCEQLDADLIPLRERNEAAGLVRDYLIRRRVGELDFLEVRVAVVGNVDAGKSTLLGVLTHGELDNGRGFARQKLFRHKHEMESGRTSSVGNDILGFDQEGQVVNKPDSHGGSLDWTKICEKSSKVITFIDLAGHEKYLKTTVFGMTGHLPDFCMLMVGSNAGIVGMTKEHLGLALALNVPVFVVVTKIDMCPANILQETLKLLQRLLKSPGCRKIPVLVQNKDDVIVTASNFSSERMCPIFQISNVTGENMDLLKMFLNLLSSRTSYRDDQPAEFQIDDTYSVPGVGTVVSGTTLRGLIRLNDTMLLGPDPLGSFIPIAVKSIHRKRMPVKEVRGGQTASFALKKIKRSSIRKGMVMVSPRLCPQATWEFEAEILVLHHPTTISPRYQAMVHCGSIRQTATILSMNRDCLRTGDKASVHFRFIKTPEYLHCDQRLVFREGRTKAVGTITKLLQSTNNLPSNSKPPQIKMQSTKKAPLRKEDGTAAASDDVATIAQSAGPSTTQPPKSGGGGRRRGGQRHKGKGQNNSTNSTAAPSSSGIGGC; encoded by the exons ATGGCATCAATAGCAGCGGCGCATGAGCCAGGCTCCATACCGCTGGCCGACGCTTTAGTCCCAGCCAGTATATTTGCTCCAGACCGGGGAGGATGCGGGGACGACGCCGGGGACGAGTGCTTCGAGGACGCGGACATGATGAACGGCGAGCCCGAGGACCGCGGGGTCGACTTCACCAACAAG CTGGCACTTGTTAGCCCGAATGGAGAGCAGTATGACTCGTTACTCCGCCAGCTACGGgacaggatggaggagggatgtgGAGAGACCATCTATGTGGTTGGGATGGGCTcag ATGGTGGTGACTGGGGTCTGGATGAGAAGGATATGGAGGCCTCAGTAGCCACAGTGTGCTCTATGTGTGAGCAACTGGATGCAGACCTTATTCCGCTCCGGGAGCGCAACGAGGCTGCCGGTTTAGTGCGCGACTATCTGATCCGCCGGCGTGTGGGTGAGCTGGACTTCCTGGAGGTCAG GGTTGCAGTGGTGGGTAACGTGGATGCTGGTAAGAGTACTCTGCTGGGAGTGCTAACCCACGGAGAGCTGGACAATGGCAGGGGCTTTGCCCGCCAGAAGCTCTTCAGACACAAGCACGAGATGGAGAGTGGCAGGACCAGCAGTGTGGGGAATGATATCCTGGGGTTTGACCAGGAGGGACAG GTGGTGAACAAACCGGATAGTCATGGAGGAAGCCTGGATTGGACCAAAATCTGTGAGAAGTCCTCCAAAGTCATTACCTTCATAGACCTGGCTGGCCATGAGAAATACCTCAAGACCACCGTGTTTGGGATGACCGGACACCTGCCTGACTTCTGCATGCTCATG GTGGGCAGTAATGCAGGTATCGTAGGGATGACCAAAGAGCACCTGGGCCTGGCCTTAGCCCTGAATGTGCCTGTGTTTGTAGTGGTAACCAAGATTGACATGTGTCCAGCCAACATCCTGCAAG agacactgaagctgctccagAGACTACTGAAGTCCCCCGGCTGTAGGAAGATCCCTGTCCTGGTACAGAACAAAGACGACGTCATCGTTACGGCTTCAAACTTCAGTTCGGAGAG GATGTGTCCCATCTTTCAGATCTCCAATGTGACCGGAGAGAACATGGACCTGCTCAAGATGTTCCTCAACCTGCTGTCCTCCAGGACCTCCTACCGAGACGACCAGCCCGCTGAGTTTCAGATAGATGACACCTACTCTGTGCCG GGAGTGGGAACAGTAGTATCAGGAACTACTTTACGTGGACTCATCCGTCTGAATGATACAATGCTACTAGGGCCCGACCCCTTGGGCAGCTTCATCCCCATTGCCGTCAAATCAATCCACCGCAAGAGAATGCCTGTGAAGGAGGTCAGAGGTGGCCAGACTGCCTCGTTCGCTCTCAAAAAG ATCAAGCGTTCGTCCATAAGGAAAGGCATGGTGATGGTTTCCCCAAGGTTGTGCCCACAGGCCACTTGGGAGTTTGAGGCTGAGATCCTGGTCCTGCATCATCCCACTACGATATCCCCTAGATATCAGGCTATGG TCCACTGTGGCAGCATCAGGCAAACAGCCACCATCTTGTCTATGAACAGAGACTGCTTACGGACAGGAGACAAGGCTTCAGTCCACTTCCGCTTCATCAAAACCCCCGAGTACCTGCACTGCGACCAGAGGCTGGTGTTCAGGGAGGGACGCACCAAGGCCGTGGGCACCATCACCAAG CTGTTGCAGTCCACCAACAATTTGCCATCAAACTCCAAACCTCCACAAATCAAAATGCAGTCTACAAAGAAGGCACCGCTCCGAAAAGAGGACGGCACCGCGGCAGCCAGCGATGATGTAGCAACAATAGCACAGTCAGCAGGCCCGAGCACGACACAACCG cCAAAGtctggaggaggtggaaggagaAGGGGCGGCCAGAGGCACAAAGGAAAAGGTCAGAACAACAGCACCAACTCCACAGCAGCTCCCTCCTCGTCAGGAATAGGCGGCTGCTGA
- the gtpbp1 gene encoding GTP-binding protein 1 isoform X1, which translates to MASIAAAHEPGSIPLADALVPASIFAPDRGGCGDDAGDECFEDADMMNGEPEDRGVDFTNKLALVSPNGEQYDSLLRQLRDRMEEGCGETIYVVGMGSDGGDWGLDEKDMEASVATVCSMCEQLDADLIPLRERNEAAGLVRDYLIRRRVGELDFLEVRVAVVGNVDAGKSTLLGVLTHGELDNGRGFARQKLFRHKHEMESGRTSSVGNDILGFDQEGQVVNKPDSHGGSLDWTKICEKSSKVITFIDLAGHEKYLKTTVFGMTGHLPDFCMLMVGSNAGIVGMTKEHLGLALALNVPVFVVVTKIDMCPANILQETLKLLQRLLKSPGCRKIPVLVQNKDDVIVTASNFSSERMCPIFQISNVTGENMDLLKMFLNLLSSRTSYRDDQPAEFQIDDTYSVPGVGTVVSGTTLRGLIRLNDTMLLGPDPLGSFIPIAVKSIHRKRMPVKEVRGGQTASFALKKIKRSSIRKGMVMVSPRLCPQATWEFEAEILVLHHPTTISPRYQAMVHCGSIRQTATILSMNRDCLRTGDKASVHFRFIKTPEYLHCDQRLVFREGRTKAVGTITKLLQSTNNLPSNSKPPQIKMQSTKKAPLRKEDGTAAASDDVATIAQSAGPSTTQPGEGEEDPQIKEGNKENKPKSGGGGRRRGGQRHKGKGQNNSTNSTAAPSSSGIGGC; encoded by the exons ATGGCATCAATAGCAGCGGCGCATGAGCCAGGCTCCATACCGCTGGCCGACGCTTTAGTCCCAGCCAGTATATTTGCTCCAGACCGGGGAGGATGCGGGGACGACGCCGGGGACGAGTGCTTCGAGGACGCGGACATGATGAACGGCGAGCCCGAGGACCGCGGGGTCGACTTCACCAACAAG CTGGCACTTGTTAGCCCGAATGGAGAGCAGTATGACTCGTTACTCCGCCAGCTACGGgacaggatggaggagggatgtgGAGAGACCATCTATGTGGTTGGGATGGGCTcag ATGGTGGTGACTGGGGTCTGGATGAGAAGGATATGGAGGCCTCAGTAGCCACAGTGTGCTCTATGTGTGAGCAACTGGATGCAGACCTTATTCCGCTCCGGGAGCGCAACGAGGCTGCCGGTTTAGTGCGCGACTATCTGATCCGCCGGCGTGTGGGTGAGCTGGACTTCCTGGAGGTCAG GGTTGCAGTGGTGGGTAACGTGGATGCTGGTAAGAGTACTCTGCTGGGAGTGCTAACCCACGGAGAGCTGGACAATGGCAGGGGCTTTGCCCGCCAGAAGCTCTTCAGACACAAGCACGAGATGGAGAGTGGCAGGACCAGCAGTGTGGGGAATGATATCCTGGGGTTTGACCAGGAGGGACAG GTGGTGAACAAACCGGATAGTCATGGAGGAAGCCTGGATTGGACCAAAATCTGTGAGAAGTCCTCCAAAGTCATTACCTTCATAGACCTGGCTGGCCATGAGAAATACCTCAAGACCACCGTGTTTGGGATGACCGGACACCTGCCTGACTTCTGCATGCTCATG GTGGGCAGTAATGCAGGTATCGTAGGGATGACCAAAGAGCACCTGGGCCTGGCCTTAGCCCTGAATGTGCCTGTGTTTGTAGTGGTAACCAAGATTGACATGTGTCCAGCCAACATCCTGCAAG agacactgaagctgctccagAGACTACTGAAGTCCCCCGGCTGTAGGAAGATCCCTGTCCTGGTACAGAACAAAGACGACGTCATCGTTACGGCTTCAAACTTCAGTTCGGAGAG GATGTGTCCCATCTTTCAGATCTCCAATGTGACCGGAGAGAACATGGACCTGCTCAAGATGTTCCTCAACCTGCTGTCCTCCAGGACCTCCTACCGAGACGACCAGCCCGCTGAGTTTCAGATAGATGACACCTACTCTGTGCCG GGAGTGGGAACAGTAGTATCAGGAACTACTTTACGTGGACTCATCCGTCTGAATGATACAATGCTACTAGGGCCCGACCCCTTGGGCAGCTTCATCCCCATTGCCGTCAAATCAATCCACCGCAAGAGAATGCCTGTGAAGGAGGTCAGAGGTGGCCAGACTGCCTCGTTCGCTCTCAAAAAG ATCAAGCGTTCGTCCATAAGGAAAGGCATGGTGATGGTTTCCCCAAGGTTGTGCCCACAGGCCACTTGGGAGTTTGAGGCTGAGATCCTGGTCCTGCATCATCCCACTACGATATCCCCTAGATATCAGGCTATGG TCCACTGTGGCAGCATCAGGCAAACAGCCACCATCTTGTCTATGAACAGAGACTGCTTACGGACAGGAGACAAGGCTTCAGTCCACTTCCGCTTCATCAAAACCCCCGAGTACCTGCACTGCGACCAGAGGCTGGTGTTCAGGGAGGGACGCACCAAGGCCGTGGGCACCATCACCAAG CTGTTGCAGTCCACCAACAATTTGCCATCAAACTCCAAACCTCCACAAATCAAAATGCAGTCTACAAAGAAGGCACCGCTCCGAAAAGAGGACGGCACCGCGGCAGCCAGCGATGATGTAGCAACAATAGCACAGTCAGCAGGCCCGAGCACGACACAACCG ggggagggagaggaagaccCTCAGATAAAGGAGGGCAACAAAGAGAACAAG cCAAAGtctggaggaggtggaaggagaAGGGGCGGCCAGAGGCACAAAGGAAAAGGTCAGAACAACAGCACCAACTCCACAGCAGCTCCCTCCTCGTCAGGAATAGGCGGCTGCTGA